A stretch of DNA from Nitrospira sp. KM1:
GTGCCAAGCTGCCGTCGCCGCGTCAACAACGCCGCCAATGCCCGCGCCTCCGTGTCGGGTAGCGGCCGTGGGCGGGGGCGCATCACCTCGCCGAATTGTGCGAGGATTTTCGCATCGAGGGCGTCAGTCTTGGCCAACAGCCCACTCGCACGCGCAAAGTCTCGCACCTGACGAGGGTTGACGACAACGACGGGCAAGCCTGCGGTGGCCAAGGCACTGGTCAAGGGGATTTCCAGACCGCCGGTCGCCTCTAAGATGATCAACGTCGGATGGAGCGCGGCGAGCTGTTCCACCACGGTGGTCATCGCCGACTCATCATGAGGTACTGACCACATCTGGCCGTCGGTGAACGTCACATCCAACCGAGCCTGCGAGACATCAATGCCGACGAAGATGAGGGAACTCATGACCGCCTCCCGTGGGTGCCCAGCCTTGCGAAATGCGGGCTCAGTGGCTTTACAGGTGAAGAGGCCTGATGACCACGCTGACACTCGGTCTGGTACAGACCACGGAACCGACGGTCTATCAGACCTCGATATTTTATATACGAGAGTATCGTGCCACAAACGGAGAGATACAAGGAACCATTCCACTGTCGTGATAGAAGAAGTCGATACTGACAATTGGGGTGTGGCGGAAATGACGGTCGCGAGATGCAGGCAAGGAGAGCGTTCCGTGGCCAAACGCTAGTTGGAACTTGTTGCTGGGGAGCGAAAGAGCAAGCCGGTAGTCGAAATCCTGAGCTCGTACGTCGCCTGATCACGGGCGGGAATAAACGCTGCCGAACCGTACTCCGCGTCGACAAGGGGTGCGAGCCAGGTATAGCGGCGCCGCAAGGTGAACAGATCGATCGAGCGGTCGTTGGAGAGGGCGTAGGTGGTCCGCGGCTTCGCTCGCTCGTCTCTATGCCATAGCGCTAGTCACTATGGTCGGCGCGCCGCAATTCGCAAATCCGCTAAAGCCCAGCCGGTTGGTGTTTGACTATTTGCTTTGAGACACTGCTTCGCCGATGATTCTCGCCGCCACAGGACAAGCGACGGTGAAGCCAAAGAAGGGTCCGAAATCCTGCACCGCAGCGAGGCCAGTGACATACAGGTTGGGGAGATTCGTTCGAAATTCTGTGCTGAGCGTTGGAGAGCCGTTAAGCGTCTGCAGTTCTCGCGCAATCGTCTGACGGTCCAGAAAACCGACGTTCTGCATGTTCGGTACATAGCCAGTCGCCAGGATAATGTGATGCGCGTTCACGGTGGTATCGTCGTTCAACGAGACTTCGAATGTGCCATCAGCTAGGCTGCGCGCGGTGACGATCGTCGTTTTCTCGTGAATATGTATGTTCGCTTGATGCACGCGCGATCCCAGCCATGCTTCGAGTGTCAGACGTCCTACCGCCCAAAAGTCCTGACGGATCTTTTCCTTCGCTTCGTCTGTGGAGCGCCGCCACCAGCCGTGGTCTTCCAGCGTCCGCCGTACCATTGGCTGTACCCAGCTCCAATCCGGTTCGGTAAATTGCGGAGTGGGGTGGCGATGTGTGACATAAACTTCGTCGGCTCCTTTTTCTCGGATCAGCGCGGCCCATTCGAACGCGCTCTGTCGCCCGCCTACGATCAAGACCCGCTTGTCGCGGAAAAATTCAAAATCAACGACATTGCAGGTGTGCGTGTACGATCCCTCCGGCAGTTTGTTGATCAGCTCCGGGTAATGCTTGAACCATGCGAAGCCGAGACTCAATACCACCTTGTCTGCGCGAATCTGTGAGCCGTCGTCGAGAGTTGCACTATAGGTCCCGTTCGATCTGGTGAGATGTGTGACGAGGGTAGGGAGGGGTCTCAGATCATATTGACCCATGAACCAGCTTGCGTAATCGAGAAATGTGTCGAGCGGCACCGGCTTGATTTGCTCGGGCGTGATCCCGCGCATATTCACATACGCTGCAAAGGTCGCGACATCCCTCGCGTCAAGGTGCCAGTCGGGTCCCGAGCGCAAGAACATCCCGCGGGGCATATTCGCCTTCCAAAAATCGAGCGTCTTGCCCACAACCGTTACCGATACGCCAAGATGCTTCGCGTACGCCGCCGTCGCAATCCCGTATGGACCCGCGCCGATGACTAAAAGTTCAGTCCGTTCCTTTCCCATTCTCGACCATCCTTTCGCGGTCCCGAGCGCGGAGCGATTGTTCTTGGACTGGCTGGAAGGATACGCTCAGCCATTTGATAAACCAAGGTCTTCTAGGCTGGGACGATAGCGTTAGGTAGCTGGCGTAACCGTTTTTGTGTCGGCGGGGTGGGAACAGGCGGTCGTTCGTCTGACCTGCTATTTCTTGAAGAGATCGTTCAAGGCACGACGCGCGTCGTCAGGACGTCCTGATCCCGACGACGTTTCTCGCTCCACCGTGGCGCGGAGAGAAAAGAATGTGCAGTCATTGCGAGCGCGCTTATCGGCAATGCGTTCCGGGACAGGCTGGGTGCACTCAAAGCGCTGGCTTGGGGCAAAGTGGGTGCACTGCTGGCACGCATGCAGTTCTGCTTGGCACTTGGGACACTGGCCAAGCCCATCGGTCAATAATGGGAGAAGTGTGCCGCAGTCGGCGCAGCGGAAGACCGTTCGACTTGGAAGCATTCCGGGCTGACGCGTTCCCGACGATCCCCCGAGCTTTCCTTCTGTCTCCTTTTCGGAATCGCGGTATCCGCGCTGGCCATATTTTCTGTCCGTCATGCCGGTTGCCCTCACGTCTGGTTTTAGTCTACTCCAAAGCGGCCATGTGTTTCACTTTGATCCGTGAAAAGGGAGAGGCTACTTTTTCACAAACCATCTGGTCCGGCGATCGATGGCTACTAAGACGCTGCTCCGCGATTTGCGAATCCGTTGAAACCCAGCCAGACTGTGATCCTTAATGCCCTGCAGCGATCGCCCATTCTCATGGCTGGACTAACGTCGAACCATGCCCGAGCTACCAGACGTTGAGATAGCGCGTCGGCATCTGCAACGCTGGCTCGTCGGCGCGAAAGTGAGTGCCGCTTACTGCTTGGATGTACGCCTGACTCGGCCGCAGCCATCGCGTGCCTTCGTGCGCACCCTCACCGGAAGAACCGTCAATGCCGTGGCTCGCAAGGGCAAATGGCTGCGTTTTATCCTAGACGACGAGAGCCGGGTGTTCTCGCACCTGGGGATGACCGGGGACTGGCTGCAAGTACCGATGAACGCACCTGCGCAGCGCTCGGAACGTGCCCGCATCGACGTCATCCAACGCGGCCGGGCAATCAGTGTGCGGTATGTGGATGCGCGGCGGTTCGGACGTCTCATCGTGGCGCGCGATGACATCGCCGACTGGACTACTCTCGGCCCCGATCCCCTGGTCAATGGCGTTGACATAGGCCGCCTCTCGGAGACCTTCGCGAAGAGCCAACGTGCTGTGAAGATCATCCTCATGGACCAGCGAGTGCTCGCAGGGATCGGGAACATTCTCGCCACTGATGCGCTGTGGATCGCGCGTCTCGATCCGCGCTCGCCGGGCATCGCACTCTTGCCTCGCGACGCACGCGAGATGGCGAGGGGCCTCCATCAGGCCATTGCTCGGGAACTCGCCGATCCTGGCGACTCTTTCTTCGTTTATGGCAGCGCTGGCAAGCCATGCCCCCGTTGCGGAAGGCGTCTGTCCAGCATCGTGCTTGGTGGCCGCACGAGTGTCTACTGTCCCGGCTGCCAGGTGCGTCGGAAGATGGAGTGAGAGGCCTAGGCCATGGCGCTAGCCACTAAGGCTGTCACGACACAATTCTAGAATCCGTCGAAGACCAGGCGGCGTGGAAGGGATAGCCAGCGCCTTCGATGTCGACGACCAGCGGTGCGTGATCAGAAGCTAAAAGCTTTTCCTTTCCGCACCTCGCGATCAATCTCGGACCATGCGCGATCAGAGGCAAGAAAAGGGGACAGGCTGAATAAAATGGAAGTAGACATTATTGCCAGGCCGTCTTCTGGTTTTCTGAAATAGATGGTGCAGGCTTATCGCTGCTTTTGCAGCCGGGACGCGATTCCCGATTCCGCCGAGATCCGTCCGGCATCAAAGGGATGACCTGGGTTGTCGAGGTCGATGACGCAGTAGGCGTGATCTGAAGTTATCAGTTTTTCCTTCCGCGCCATCTCTGCCCAGACAACGCAGATAAGATGGTGTCAGTAACCATTCCACTGTCGTGATGGAAGATGCAGGCAAGGAGAGCGTTCCGTGGCCAAACGCTAGTTGGAACTTGTTGCGGGGGAGCGAAAGAGCAAGCCGGTAGTCGAAATCCTGAGCTCGTACGTCGCCTGATCACGGGCGGGAATAAACGCTGCCGAACCGTACTCCGCGTCGACAAGGGGTGCGAGCCAGGTATAGCGGCGCCGCAAGGTGAACAGATCGATCGAGCGGTTGCTGGAGAGGGCATAGATGGTCCGCGGCTTCGCCCGCTCGTCGGCAATGTCGTGGTACCGTCCCGAGATCCGATCCAATTCGTACGCCGTATGCAGGCCGATGAGGTTCGCCCAGGACTTCCACTTCAAGATGTGCGCATCGACATATATTTCATTGCCGCCCAAGGCATAGGTTTTCGGGCGTCCGTCCGGAAATCGCATGGTCACGAGAAATTCTTCCGGACCAGTCGATTCAGCGCGAACCGTTGCGACGAGATCTTCTCGCGTCAACGCCTGATAGCCCTGCAGCGAGAGATGGATTGTGAGAAAGAGCAGCCCGGTGGCAAGGCAGGCTAAGGCCAGCGCGCTGTGCAGGGAAAAGCGGAGAAACCGCTGCCGGCGAACCGCACCTACAGCAGCCCAGAGAAATGTCAAGCCCAGCACACTGAAACCGATCGCGACGATGGTCAGCGTAGAATCCATCTTGTGCTCTCTCAGTGCGATTGTTGCTCAGACGTTGACGACTGTCACGTGAAAAGCTGCTAGTTTGTTGATAGGGGCTCTCGGTATGGCGTATCGTTCACAATCATGGTGGAGTGTATAGAACCTTTGTGGAGGAACTCTCATGGTCATCTGGAAACTTCGACGATGGGCTTCTACGCTTGTATACAGTGTCGCCCTAGCAGCGATAGATTCAACTATTCACGCCGCACCGCCCACCGTCGATCCCTGCACGCTCGTCACACCAGCGGAAGTTGAACAGGTGATCGGCAAGCTCAAGGGCGCGCCGACCAGCGAAACGCTGGGTGACGGTGTGAGATGCGGGTACAACTTTGTTGACGAGAACAACGAGCTCGAAATCTGGGCCTCAGGGGGGGCCTGGTCGAAGCTGTTGCACAAAGATGCGAAACAGCCGGTCATGGTCAGAGGGCTTGGCGACGAGGCTTTCATGGATCGGGGCAAGAGCGATCCTGAAGCGGTGGATCTCTACATCAGGAAAGGAGTCACCTTGATCGTACTCATGACGAGAAAAGCTCTCGGCGATGAAGAGAAACTGAAGACCCTGGGCAAGAAAGCTGTAGGCCGGTTGTAATTCGTGATATCGTTTGGTCGAGTTCAACCCACAAGTCGGCCATGAGCAGGCGGACATCGTCCGGCACTTGTCTTGTCTCCGGCTAACTACAACCGGCTCAGTGGCTGATGCTTTGCTGCCCCATGACCAGTCAGAAGAAGGGCTATCCATTTGAGGTCATAGTAGATGAGGCGCCGGACCGCACGAGCGTTGTCCTTGCCGATCAGGTGAAGAGTCTGGATTGGAAGGTTCGAAAGGCAGTCAAGAAGGTTTCGTGTCAAGTGACGTGATCACGGAAACCCATCAGTAAGCTTCAGGCGCTCCTTTAACCTATGCGTTCAACAGGGAGAATTCACCGGACAGGTAAAGAGCTTCGAGACTTTGTCGGATGATCACTCTATTTATGCTTTGCCATGTCTGGGCGTTTCCGACTACGGTCGCTGCGCTTGGACATTAGGGAACGAAAAAGTGTCAGGAATCATTACGGATCTTGGCTTGATATACGCTGACTCCAATGGGCACTAAATGGTTCCTGACACCATTGCCTTCTCGCCGGGATGGCAGGCATCTGGATCGGCACGCGCGGTCTCGACGTCGCCCCGAAGCCTGATGGCCCCGAAAGACAGGCTTTCATCGAGCATATGAAGCTGCAGCCGATCGATGCACAGACCAATGGGCCGCAACCGTATTACGGGTAACGGTTTTCCCTTCCGCGCCTTCCAGTCAATCTCATTCCAGACCACGCGGTGTTTTCGCAGCCTCTATCAGTCCATTCAATGGGAGGGATGGATCGAGAAGGGTTCGCGCCTGTTCGGCGCCGACAACGGGGAGAGTCTTGAAGTCCAAAAGCCCAATTTGCACGAGCAGCGAGGCCTGATCCCAGTAGATGTGTTCGTGCGCAATCTTTCCGTCCTTGAACTTCATCACGACAACCACGGGCAACTCGACCCGCTTGCCGGTTGGCCTAACGCTGGGCAGCATAAAGGCTAGAGGCGTGTCGTGAGTGAAGCGAAGGAGGAGTTCATCGACGACCTGATCGGTGCCCACCGTACGGGATATTTGAGAGACCCGCGTATCCGCGGGCCATTTGCCGACAAAGTGCCGTTCGTAGAAGTTTCGAACCTCCGCGGCTCCATTTCCTCCCGTGAGGGTCGGTACATGGAGAAGGTATGGCTCCGTGACCATTGTGCGCATTGTCGCGTTCACATCATGATCGACGAATTCATGTTTCACATGGGCGTCAAAGACCGATCCAAGATCGGCGCTGTGTTCTCGCATGGCGGCTTCCTCCTCCGGGCGGATTGAAACTGCTGCGATGAATGGCAGGTGTTAGGCCATTCTGAGCGGTACGCCTTGCCCTTTCAAGAGGCCGGAAAAGGGGACAGGCTGAAAAAAAGCAGTACCTAAGCAGGGTTGCATCCAACGATGACTGGAGTGATCATGCGCCAGGATGAATGAACACTGGCATTAGGCAGCAAGACTGGACAGGGGAAAAGTGAGTGGATAAAGCTGAACAAAAAAGCAGCCTGAGACAGCGCATCGATCAAATAAAGGATTACAGATGCAAAAACATAATTGCGGTTATTGAGGATCCACGTGATGTGAAAAATATTGGGACT
This window harbors:
- a CDS encoding transposase, with product MSSLIFVGIDVSQARLDVTFTDGQMWSVPHDESAMTTVVEQLAALHPTLIILEATGGLEIPLTSALATAGLPVVVVNPRQVRDFARASGLLAKTDALDAKILAQFGEVMRPRPRPLPDTEARALAALLTRRRQLGTFSDFTQTHRERIRDTRPCSLKCHASTPQYRY
- a CDS encoding NAD(P)-binding domain-containing protein; the encoded protein is MGKERTELLVIGAGPYGIATAAYAKHLGVSVTVVGKTLDFWKANMPRGMFLRSGPDWHLDARDVATFAAYVNMRGITPEQIKPVPLDTFLDYASWFMGQYDLRPLPTLVTHLTRSNGTYSATLDDGSQIRADKVVLSLGFAWFKHYPELINKLPEGSYTHTCNVVDFEFFRDKRVLIVGGRQSAFEWAALIREKGADEVYVTHRHPTPQFTEPDWSWVQPMVRRTLEDHGWWRRSTDEAKEKIRQDFWAVGRLTLEAWLGSRVHQANIHIHEKTTIVTARSLADGTFEVSLNDDTTVNAHHIILATGYVPNMQNVGFLDRQTIARELQTLNGSPTLSTEFRTNLPNLYVTGLAAVQDFGPFFGFTVACPVAARIIGEAVSQSK
- a CDS encoding Fpg/Nei family DNA glycosylase, which codes for MPELPDVEIARRHLQRWLVGAKVSAAYCLDVRLTRPQPSRAFVRTLTGRTVNAVARKGKWLRFILDDESRVFSHLGMTGDWLQVPMNAPAQRSERARIDVIQRGRAISVRYVDARRFGRLIVARDDIADWTTLGPDPLVNGVDIGRLSETFAKSQRAVKIILMDQRVLAGIGNILATDALWIARLDPRSPGIALLPRDAREMARGLHQAIARELADPGDSFFVYGSAGKPCPRCGRRLSSIVLGGRTSVYCPGCQVRRKME
- a CDS encoding nuclear transport factor 2 family protein, with amino-acid sequence MREHSADLGSVFDAHVKHEFVDHDVNATMRTMVTEPYLLHVPTLTGGNGAAEVRNFYERHFVGKWPADTRVSQISRTVGTDQVVDELLLRFTHDTPLAFMLPSVRPTGKRVELPVVVVMKFKDGKIAHEHIYWDQASLLVQIGLLDFKTLPVVGAEQARTLLDPSLPLNGLIEAAKTPRGLE